A genomic window from Solanum dulcamara chromosome 11, daSolDulc1.2, whole genome shotgun sequence includes:
- the LOC129874367 gene encoding CSC1-like protein At4g35870 encodes MIPSSYSADPPSMAANSTFSPPPSAGDGDFNYDVAWYGNIQYLLNISAIGALTCLLIFIFGKLRSDHRRMPGPTAIVSKLLAAWHATGVEIARHCGADAAQYLLIEGGSSALLLFLALLALAVMLPLNIYAGKAPMADQFSKTTINHIEKGSPLLWIHFIFVVIVVVLVHYGISEIQERLKITRLRDGYGNPSNSGTNVSAIFTIMVQGVPKTLGFDKTPLVEYFQHKYPGKVYRVVVPMDLCALDDLATELVKVREDISKLVSKIESRGYLNEGEEDEDDNDSVNRRGLLERLFFLWRKAKDTWYRVVDQLGFSDEERLRKLQELRADMEMEMASYKEGRARGAGVAFVIFKDVFTANKAVQDLRNEKRRRYGRFFSVIELQLQRNQWKVERAPLATDIYWNHLGSTKFSLKLRRVLVNTCLLLMLLFCSSPLAVISAIQSAGRIINAEAMDHAQMWLNWVQGSSWLATIIFQFLPNVLIFVSMYIVIPSVLSYLSKFERHLTVSGEQRAELLKMVCFFLVNLILLRALVESTLEGALLSMGRCYLDGEDCKKIEQYMTASFLSRTCLSSLAFLITSSFLGISFDLLTPIPWIKKQLQKFRKNDMLQLVPERSEDYPLENQDIDSLERPLIHERSSTVVVDNNGFLHDASPNEIDFPGQDLSEYPPVSRTSPVPKPKFDFAQYYAFNLTIFALTLIYCSFAPLVVPVGAVYFGYRYVVDKYNFLFVYRVRGFPAGNDGRLMDTVLSIMKFCVDLFLLAMLLFFSVRGDSTKLQAIFTLGLLVMYKILPSDNDVFQPASLQGIQTVDNIVEGPTDYEVFSLPTFDWDTYNS; translated from the coding sequence ATGATCCCATCCAGTTACTCTGCAGACCCACCTTCCATGGCAGCCAACTCAACTTTCTCTCCTCCGCCGTCTGCCGGTGACGGAGACTTCAATTACGACGTCGCTTGGTATGGTAACATCCAGTACCTGCTCAATATCTCCGCCATTGGAGCTTTGACTTGCCTCCTTATTTTCATTTTCGGGAAGCTTCGAAGCGACCACCGTCGTATGCCCGGTCCCACTGCCATTGTCTCCAAGCTCCTAGCTGCCTGGCACGCCACTGGCGTTGAAATCGCCCGCCACTGCGGCGCCGACGCTGCACAATATCTCCTTATTGAGGGCGGCAGCTCCGCCCTGCTATTATTCCTCGCCCTTCTTGCTCTAGCTGTAATGCTGCCGTTGAATATTTATGCTGGTAAGGCTCCTATGGCTGATCAGTTTTCAAAGACtacaataaatcatatagaaaaAGGTTCTCCATTACTCTGGATTCACTTtatatttgttgttattgttgttgttttggtacATTATGGTATAAGTGAAATACAAGAAAGGTTGAAAATTACTAGGCTTAGAGACGGCTATGGAAATCCAAGTAACTCTGGTACGAATGTCAGTGCAATTTTTACCATTATGGTGCAGGGTGTACCTAAAACCTTAGGTTTTGATAAGACACCTTTGGTGGAGTATTTTCAGCATAAATATCCGGGGAAGGTGTATAGAGTAGTTGTGCCTATGGATTTGTGTGCCTTGGATGATTTAGCTACAGAGTTGGTGAAGGTTCGGGAAGATATATCTAAATTAGTGTCAAAAATTGAGTCACGGGGTTATTTAAATGAGGGTGAGGAAGATGAGGATGATAATGATAGTGTGAATCGGCGGGGTTTGTTAGAGCGACTGTTCTTTCTGTGGAGAAAGGCTAAGGATACGTGGTATCGTGTTGTGGATCAATTAGGTTTCTCAGATGAAGAGAGGTTGAGAAAATTGCAAGAGTTGAGAGCTGATATGGAGATGGAAATGGCATCTTATAAAGAAGGGAGGGCAAGAGGTGCTGGTGTAGCTTTTGTGATATTTAAGGATGTATTTACAGCTAATAAGGCTGTCCAGGACCTCCGAAATGAGAAGAGGAGGCGATATGGTCGATTCTTCTCAGTCATTGAGTTGCAACTACAGAGGAACCAGTGGAAAGTAGAGAGAGCTCCTTTAGCTACTGACATATACTGGAATCACCTGGGATCGACAAAGTTCTCCTTAAAGTTACGGAGAGTGTTGGTGAACACATGCCTACTGTTGATGCTGCTATTCTGCAGTTCTCCACTCGCTGTGATTAGTGCCATTCAAAGTGCAGGGCGAATAATCAATGCTGAAGCAATGGATCATGCTCAGATGTGGCTGAACTGGGTGCAGGGCTCGAGCTGGCTAGcaacaataatatttcaatttttgcccAATGTTTTGATTTTTGTGAGCATGTACATTGTTATCCCTTCAGTTCTTTCTtatctttcaaaatttgaacGACATCTTACTGTATCTGGTGAGCAAAGGGCTGAGCTACTGAAAATGGTTTGCTTCTTTCTGGTAAATCTCATTCTGCTTAGGGCTCTGGTCGAATCGACTCTTGAGGGTGCTCTCTTAAGTATGGGTCGCTGTTATTTGGATGGAGAAGATTGCAAAAAGATCGAGCAGTACATGACTGCTTCCTTTTTGTCAAGGACATGCCTTTCGTCTCTTGCATTTTTAATTACAAGCAGTTTCTTGGGTATATCTTTTGATTTATTAACTCCAATTCCTTGGATTAAGAAGCAGCTTCAAAAATTTCGGAAAAATGACATGCTTCAGCTGGTACCAGAAAGGAGCGAGGACTACCCATTGGAAAATCAAGACATTGATAGCTTGGAGAGGCCTCTGATTCATGAAAGGAGTTCAACTGTGGTTGTTGACAACAACGGATTTTTACATGATGCCTCTCCAAATGAAATTGATTTCCCAGGACAAGATTTGTCTGAATACCCTCCTGTCAGCCGAACCTCACCAGTTCCAAAGCCGAAGTTTGATTTTGCACAGTATTATGCTTTCAATCTGACAATATTTGCCCTGACCTTGATCTATTGTTCGTTTGCTCCTCTGGTGGTTCCTGTTGGTGCAGTTTACTTTGGGTACAGGTATGTGGTTGACAAGTACAACTTCCTGTTTGTATACAGAGTGCGAGGTTTCCCAGCTGGTAATGATGGGAGGTTGATGGATACTGTATTATCTATCATGAAGTTTTGCGTTGACTTGTTCCTCCTCGCAATGCTACTTTTCTTTTCTGTACGAGGAGACTCAACTAAGCTTCAAGCCATATTCACGCTTGGGTTGTTAGTGATGTATAAAATTTTGCCCTCTGATAATGATGTTTTTCAGCCAGCTTCATTACAAGGCATACAGACTGTTGACAACATTGTTGAAGGGCCGACTGATTATGAGGTGTTCTCACTACCTACATTTGACTGGGATACATATAATTCATGA
- the LOC129872018 gene encoding uncharacterized protein LOC129872018 translates to MYHSSVKSIFVEEKNDVPPICPKPRKLGSTTTLPEVLKSLNCNDNSQKNFDGRSGILNIVAEKTRDGRNSPSCYAGSPPGRTSNPLVQDVQFIQQMEHFSPLTRTSLSDKFGFTSVSPA, encoded by the exons ATGTATCATTCTTCAGTCAAGAGCATTTTTGTTGAAGAGAAAAATGATGTCCCACCTATTTGCCCTAAGCCTAGAAAACTAGGATCCACCACTACTCTTCCTGAAGTCCTCAAATCCCTAAATTGCAATGATAACAg CCAGAAGAATTTTGATGGAAGAAGTGGGATTCTCAACATTGTTGCTGAAAAG ACAAGAGATGGAAGAAATTCACCATCATGTTACGCAGGTTCTCCTCCAGGGAGAACAAGTAATCCTTTGGTGCAAGACGTACAATTTATTCAGCAAATGGAACATTTTTCACCTTTGACAAGAACTAGTTTGTCTGATAAATTTGGTTTTACCTCTGTCTCTCCAGCTTGA